The proteins below are encoded in one region of Phaseolus vulgaris cultivar G19833 chromosome 1, P. vulgaris v2.0, whole genome shotgun sequence:
- the LOC137814552 gene encoding large ribosomal subunit protein P2y-like, translated as MKVIAAYLLAVLGGNAAPSADDLRLILGSVGADANDDNISNFLSEVKGKDITELIAAGREKLASVPSGGGAAVSVSAAPGGGASAPAAAESKKEEKVEEKEESDDDMGFSLFD; from the exons ATGAAGGTCATCGCCGCCTATTTGCTCGCCGTCTTGGGAGGCAACGCTGCCCCTTCCGCCGATGACTTGAGGCTCATCCTTGGATCTG TTGGAGCAGACGCGAATGACGACAATATCAGTAACTTTTTGTCCGAAGTCAAGGGCAAAGACATTACCGAGCTTATCGCCGCCGGTAGGGAAAAGTTGGCCTCAGTGCCTTCCGGCGGTGGAGCCGCCGTTTCCGTGAGCGCCGCTCCCGGAGGTGGAGCGTCTGCTCCGGCAGCTGCCGAATCGAAGAAGGAGGAAAAGGTGGAAGAGAAGGAGGAATCAGATGAC GATATGGGCTTCAGTCTCTTTGACTAA
- the LOC137814551 gene encoding serine/threonine-protein kinase KIPK2, which produces MGSFSGTCEIVEAGEELNTRKAPGIYQYNSECSTSEKSHKLSALKLGYKDNLDDDINKLFESIAVKSSSRDLGLLQDGTSPRLKSALKKPITMGVPRSPRVGASGPVNLKQALRDLCISKASEMAAMKRLSKSSASPRISEVGKIHTLYNSVVAETSLSGPSSVESKERPIEVALEPGKSKSLPLVKTSQSYQTAQIASSSSRNIHSSREIAVATTQYDSGISLIQSDLACPSSKVGIQSQRVVPVETEEQASASSSSLRNTIGSKLEEVPKNASSPKKLGTKAFVSNNGKKGRLQIESSSTSVNGNRVNKLPRHAPRTVKSVIKNKTLTKKKLKEDSGSALCGPMPNEVKKLVPGTPRLICERCRCALENTSEEKNQDAVALDSTSPGNGVSLNNVHSGSNKLGLVSTGSNKSKTVAKVKNSKLKEQLEFSQSSKSSQGEYSSSTSTSDESNVSGSSRSTRPHMSKDVRWEAIRHAQMQHGVLSLTHFNLLKKLGCGDIGTVYLAELIGTSCLFAIKVMDNEFLERRKKMPRAQTEREILRILDHPFLPTMYAQFTSDNLSCLVMEYCPGGDLHVLRQKQLGRCFSEPAARFYVAEVLLALEYLHMLGVVYRDLKPENILVREDGHIMLTDFDLSLRCAVNPTLLKSSSDVDPAKISGLSVQSSCIEPFCIEPSCQVPCFSPRFLPAAAKTRKLKADPSAQVRSLPQLVAEPTDARSNSFVGTHEYLAPEIIKEEGHGAAVDWWTFGVFLYELLYGRTPFKGSNNEETLANVVMQSLRFPDHPFVSFQAKDLIRGLLVKEPENRLGSEKGAAEIKQHPFFEGLNWALIRCTVPPELPDYYDFGVSDMINSQVKGAKYLECKVGERVEFELF; this is translated from the exons ATGGGTTCATTCTCTGGCACTTGTGAAATAGTTGAAGCAGGGGAGGAGCTAAATACAAGGAAGGCTCCTGGGATTTATCAGTACAATTCTGAGTGTAGCACGTCTGAGAAAAGTCACAAACTTTCGGCGCTGAAACTGGGCTACAAGGATAATCTAGACGATGATATTAATAAGCTATTTGAATCAATTGCTGTTAAGTCTTCATCAAGGGATTTGGGTCTTCTGCAAGACGGTACAAGTCCTAGACTGAAAAGTGCGTTAAAAAAGCCAATTACAATGGGTGTTCCTCGGTCCCCAAGAGTTGGGGCTTCTGGGCCTGTCAATTTGAAGCAAGCATTGAGAGACCTTTGCATATCTAAGGCATCGGAAATGGCCGCTATGAAGCGATTATCAAAGTCATCAGCTTCTCCAAGAATATCTGAAGTTGGGAAGATACATACATTGTACAATTCAGTTGTAGCTGAAACTAGTCTATCTGGGCCTTCCTCTGTTGAAAGCAAAGAGCGTCCAATTGAAGTAGCTCTTGAGCCAGGAAAAAGTAAGTCCCTTCCACTGGTGAAAACCTCTCAATCCTATCAAACTGCCCAAATCGCATCGTCGTCGAGCCGAAACATTCATTCGTCTCGGGAAATTGCTGTTGCTACTACTCAGTATGATTCTGGGATTTCATTGATACAAAGTGATTTGGCATGCCCATCAAGTAAAGTTGGAATTCAATCACAACGAGTGGTACCTGTTGAAACAGAAGAACAAGCATCTGCCTCTTCATCTTCTCTTCGTAATACAATTGGAAGCAAACTAGAAGAGGTGCCCAAAAATGCTTCTTCCCCTAAAAAGTTGGGCACTAAAGCATTTGTGTCAAATAACGGGAAGAAAGGTAGGTTGCAAATAGAATCTTCATCTACTTCTGTAAATGGCAACAGAGTTAACAAACTGCCACGCCATGCCCCCCGCACTGTTAAATCGGTCATCAAGAACAAAACTCTGACTAAGAAGAAACTAAAGGAGGATTCGGGTTCTGCTTTATGTGGTCCTATGCCCAATGAAGTTAAGAAGCTAGTTCCTGGTACGCCTAGGCTAATTTGTGAGAGATGTAGATGTGCTTTAGAAAATACAAGTGAAGAAAAAAACCAAGATGCTGTGGCATTGGACTCTACCAGTCCTGGAAATGGAGTAAGCTTGAATAATGTGCACTCTGGTTCAAATAAACTTGGTTTGGTGTCTACTGGCAGTAATAAAAGCAAAACAGTTGCAAAAGTCAAGAACTCCAAGTTGAAAGAGCAACTTGAATTTTCACAAAGTTCTAAAAGTAGTCAAGGTGAGTACAGTAGTAGTACAAGTACCAGTGATGAGAGCAATGTAAGTGGCTCAAGTCGTAGCACTAGGCCTCACATGTCAAAAGATGTCAGATGGGAAGCCATACGACATGCTCAAATGCAGCATGGAGTCTTGAGCTTAACACACTTCAATCTCTTAAAGAAACTTGGTTGTGGAGACATTGGGACTGTATATCTTGCGGAACTAATTGGCACAAGCTGCTTGTTTGCTATTAAGGTCATGGACAATGAATTTTTGGAAAGGAGAAAGAAAATGCCTAGGGCTCAAACTGAAAGAGAAATTCTAAGGATCCTGGATCATCCTTTTCTTCCAACAATGTATGCACAATTTACATCAGATAATCTATCGTGTCTCGTCATGGAGTATTGTCCAGGAGGAGATCTTCATGTTCTACGGCAGAAGCAGCTTGGTAGATGTTTCTCAGAGCCAGCAGCAAG GTTCTATGTTGCTGAAGTCCTTCTTGCGTTGGAGTACTTGCACATGCTTGGAGTTGTTTACCGTGATTTGAAACCGGAAAACATTCTTGTTCGGGAAGATGGCCACATTATGCTCACAGACTTTGATCTGTCCCTGAGGTGTGCTGTTAACCCAACACTTCTGAAATCGTCTTCTGATGTTGACCCTGCAAAAATTTCTGGTCTAAGTGTGCAATCAAGTTGCATCGAACCATTCTGCATCGAACCATCTTGTCAAGTTCCATGCTTCAGCCCAAGATTCCTACCTGCGGCTGCAAAAACAAGGAAATTAAAAGCTGATCCTTCTGCCCAGGTTAGATCATTGCCACAGCTGGTGGCCGAGCCCACTGATGCAAGATCAAACTCCTTTGTTGGTACACACGAATACTTGGCTCCTGAGATCATCAAAGAAGAGGGACATGGAGCTGCAGTTGACTGGTGGACATTTGGTGTTTTTCTCTATGAACTTTTGTATGGTAGAACACCCTTTAAAGGTTCTAACAATGAAGAAACATTGGCCAACGTAGTGATGCAGAGTCTCAGATTCCCTGACCACCCATTTGTTAgtttccaagcaaaggatctGATTAGAGGGTTGTTGGTTAAGGAGCCTGAAAACCGTTTGGGTTCAGAGAAAGGGGCTGCTGAGATTAAACAGCATCCCTTCTTTGAAGGCCTTAACTGGGCCTTAATTCGTTGCACTGTCCCTCCAGAACTTCCAGACTATTAtgattttggagtttcagacaTGATTAACTCGCAGGTTAAGGGTGCTAAGTACTTAGAGTGTAAAGTAGGAGAGCGTGTAGAATTCGAGTTGTTCTAA